The Halomonas sp. 7T genome contains a region encoding:
- a CDS encoding DUF4870 family protein, whose product MIQRNTPNEDTRPPQIIYALYLAGLVTANITLLIGVIVAYVYRKEAPSWLQPHYRYLIRTFWMGCLYFIITFTLSITVVGALLWPLLAIWLVVRCILGWLAVRKGEPPARPGSWLW is encoded by the coding sequence ATGATCCAGCGTAATACCCCCAACGAAGACACGCGGCCGCCACAAATTATTTACGCCCTCTATTTAGCGGGGTTGGTAACGGCCAATATCACGCTGCTGATTGGTGTCATTGTGGCGTACGTTTACCGAAAAGAAGCTCCTTCTTGGCTTCAGCCCCACTACCGCTATCTCATTCGCACCTTCTGGATGGGTTGCCTCTATTTTATTATTACGTTCACGTTGAGCATAACCGTAGTAGGTGCTCTGCTGTGGCCTCTTCTGGCGATATGGCTAGTGGTGCGCTGCATACTTGGCTGGCTAGCGGTGCGCAAAGGCGAGCCACCCGCACGCCCTGGCAGCTGGCTCTGGTAA